A part of Caldicellulosiruptor owensensis OL genomic DNA contains:
- a CDS encoding site-2 protease family protein, with protein MMVVPSIITMLLRIPGLLFAISVHESAHGLVAYMQGDDLPKRQGRITLNPLPHIDLFGAIALILFKFGWAKPVVTDPTKYKNPKVGMGLTALAGPVANIFSAIIFAVVLKYIDKYNLIANKYLIIMIQEAYLINLYLAIFNLLPIPPLDGSKVLFIFAPNKYVEFYYKYEIVGQIILIACIFFAPFLLSFFLEPIAFVVSNFINFIVNLLP; from the coding sequence ATGATGGTTGTGCCAAGTATTATTACAATGCTTTTGAGAATTCCAGGGCTGCTTTTTGCAATCTCGGTACATGAGTCTGCTCATGGGCTTGTTGCATACATGCAAGGTGATGATCTGCCCAAGCGGCAGGGAAGGATAACTTTAAATCCCTTACCACACATAGATTTATTTGGTGCAATAGCGCTCATTCTTTTTAAGTTTGGGTGGGCAAAACCTGTAGTAACTGACCCGACAAAATATAAAAATCCAAAAGTAGGTATGGGGTTAACAGCCTTAGCAGGACCTGTTGCGAATATTTTTTCAGCAATTATCTTTGCAGTTGTGTTAAAATATATCGACAAATACAATCTAATTGCAAATAAATACCTTATAATTATGATTCAAGAAGCATATTTAATTAATCTTTATCTTGCTATATTCAACTTACTGCCAATACCGCCTTTAGATGGGTCAAAGGTTCTATTTATCTTTGCGCCGAACAAATATGTAGAGTTTTACTATAAATACGAAATTGTAGGACAGATAATATTAATTGCATGCATATTTTTTGCACCTTTTCTGTTATCATTTTTCTTGGAGCCAATTGCTTTTGTTGTTTCTAATTTTATCAATTTTATTGTTAATCTTCTTCCTTAA
- the lysA gene encoding diaminopimelate decarboxylase, producing MPLRYNLEISPKGNLSWEGIDLLDLIEVYGTPLYVMNETMIRENINRFKSSLQKYFGENGLIIYASKAFCTKAMCRIAKEEGIGLDVVSGGELYTALSVNFEPNKIFFHGNNKTYDELEMAVDKGVKIVLDNFDELDMLSLICKTKNKKADVLIRIKPGIEAHTHEFIRTGQIDSKFGVALENGEAFSMVQKVLQKEELNLVGLHCHIGSQIFETAPFKLAARVMLEFMLKLKNELGCEIEILDLGGGFGIKYTAHDEPPRIEKFIEAIAEEVEEFCSLRGLKKPFIVLEPGRSIVGEAGITLYTIGSIKEIPKVRNYASVDGGMTDNPRYALYQARYDAYVVENPLGERTKVYTIAGRCCESGDILIKDIKLPELKTGQHLAILATGAYNYSMSSNYNRFPRPAVVLLKNGQAKVIVKRETYEDLVRNDVEI from the coding sequence ATGCCACTGAGATATAATCTTGAAATTTCACCAAAAGGTAACCTTTCGTGGGAAGGAATTGACCTTCTTGATTTAATAGAAGTGTATGGAACACCTCTTTATGTTATGAATGAGACAATGATAAGAGAAAATATCAATAGATTCAAGTCTTCCCTGCAGAAATATTTTGGAGAAAATGGTCTTATAATTTATGCCTCAAAAGCTTTTTGCACAAAGGCTATGTGTAGAATAGCAAAAGAAGAAGGAATAGGTCTTGATGTTGTATCAGGTGGGGAGCTGTACACTGCGCTTTCTGTAAATTTTGAACCAAATAAGATATTTTTCCATGGGAATAACAAAACATATGATGAGCTTGAAATGGCAGTTGACAAAGGGGTAAAGATTGTACTTGACAATTTTGATGAGCTTGACATGCTAAGCTTGATATGTAAAACAAAAAACAAAAAGGCGGATGTTTTGATCAGAATAAAACCTGGTATTGAAGCTCATACACATGAGTTTATAAGAACAGGGCAGATAGACTCAAAGTTTGGGGTTGCACTTGAAAATGGCGAGGCATTCTCTATGGTTCAAAAGGTTTTACAAAAAGAGGAGCTAAACTTGGTAGGTCTTCACTGTCATATCGGTTCTCAAATTTTCGAGACTGCACCGTTTAAGCTTGCTGCAAGGGTCATGCTTGAGTTTATGTTGAAGCTTAAAAATGAACTTGGCTGCGAGATAGAGATATTAGATTTAGGTGGGGGATTTGGGATAAAGTACACTGCACATGATGAACCGCCAAGAATTGAGAAGTTTATAGAGGCAATTGCTGAAGAAGTAGAAGAGTTTTGCAGCTTGAGAGGGCTAAAAAAACCGTTTATTGTTTTGGAACCTGGACGATCAATTGTCGGTGAGGCTGGAATTACACTTTACACAATTGGCAGTATCAAAGAGATACCAAAAGTCAGAAACTATGCATCTGTTGATGGGGGTATGACTGACAATCCACGCTATGCACTGTATCAGGCGAGATATGATGCATATGTTGTTGAAAACCCGCTGGGAGAACGAACAAAAGTTTATACAATTGCGGGAAGGTGTTGTGAGTCTGGTGATATACTCATAAAAGACATAAAGCTTCCTGAGCTGAAAACGGGGCAGCATCTTGCCATTTTGGCAACAGGGGCATATAATTATTCTATGTCGAGCAATTACAATCGTTTCCCGCGCCCTGCAGTTGTGCTTTTGAAAAATGGTCAAGCAAAAGTAATTGTCAAGCGTGAGACATATGAAGACCTTGTCAGAAACGATGTGGAGATTTAA
- the trpS gene encoding tryptophan--tRNA ligase, with protein sequence MRRVLSGTRPTGILHLGNYFGAIESWVKLQNEYECFFFVADWHALTTGYEDTSNLKEYTKQVVIDLLASGLDPKKCTIFVQSHVPQHAELHLLFSMITPLSWLYRCPTYKDQMRELKERNIATYGFLGYPCLQAADILIYKAELVPVGEDQLPHLELTREIARRFNFLYGQTFPEPQAILNTVKVLVGTDGRKMSKSYGNTIALSEDLESVRKKVMNMVTDPARIRKNDPGHPEVCTVFAYHQIFSQEIVAETEEDCRQGRIGCVECKKRLFENISRFLEPIQSKRRELENDLDYVLGVISEGARKAREIASTTLQEAKDRAGLL encoded by the coding sequence ATGAGAAGAGTTTTGTCTGGTACAAGACCAACAGGTATCTTGCATCTTGGCAATTATTTTGGTGCGATAGAAAGCTGGGTAAAACTTCAGAATGAATATGAGTGTTTCTTTTTTGTTGCAGACTGGCATGCGCTGACAACAGGATATGAAGACACGTCAAATTTGAAAGAGTACACCAAACAGGTTGTGATAGACCTTTTGGCAAGTGGTCTTGACCCTAAAAAATGCACCATATTTGTGCAGTCGCATGTTCCACAGCATGCTGAGCTTCACCTTTTGTTTTCAATGATAACGCCTCTTTCTTGGCTTTATAGGTGTCCAACTTACAAAGATCAGATGAGAGAGTTAAAAGAGAGGAACATTGCAACATACGGATTTTTAGGATATCCATGTCTTCAGGCAGCTGATATATTGATATACAAGGCTGAACTTGTGCCAGTTGGTGAGGACCAGCTTCCGCACCTGGAGCTGACACGAGAGATTGCAAGAAGGTTTAATTTTTTGTATGGTCAGACTTTTCCAGAACCACAAGCAATTCTTAACACTGTTAAAGTGCTTGTTGGAACAGATGGTCGAAAGATGAGCAAAAGTTATGGAAATACAATTGCGCTTTCTGAAGACTTGGAAAGTGTCAGAAAAAAGGTAATGAACATGGTAACAGACCCTGCAAGGATTCGCAAGAACGACCCTGGGCATCCTGAGGTGTGCACAGTTTTTGCGTACCATCAGATATTTAGTCAGGAGATTGTAGCAGAAACAGAAGAAGACTGCAGGCAGGGTAGAATAGGGTGTGTTGAGTGCAAAAAGAGGCTATTTGAAAATATTTCAAGGTTTTTAGAGCCAATTCAGTCAAAAAGAAGAGAGCTTGAAAATGACCTTGACTATGTTTTGGGAGTTATAAGTGAAGGTGCAAGAAAAGCAAGAGAAATAGCATCAACAACATTACAAGAAGCAAAGGACAGGGCAGGTCTGTTATGA
- the sigG gene encoding RNA polymerase sporulation sigma factor SigG, with product MNKVEICGVNTSTLPVLSHEEKFELLKRMKEGDKEARRIFIEGNLRLVLSVVQKFANRGENLDDLFQVGCIGLIKAIDNFDLSQNVKFSTYAVPMIIGEIRRYLRDNNSMRISRSLKDTAYKALKIKEKYINKNQREPTLEEIAKELSITKEELVFALDSIQEPISLYEPVFQDSSDTMYVVEKLCDQKSCENVWLEEISLKDALSKLTKREKEILYLRYYKGKTQMEVARIVGISQAQVSRIEKSAIGHIKKYI from the coding sequence TTGAACAAGGTAGAAATTTGTGGTGTGAACACATCAACTCTCCCCGTTTTGAGCCATGAGGAAAAATTTGAGCTTTTAAAAAGGATGAAAGAAGGAGACAAAGAAGCAAGAAGAATTTTTATTGAGGGGAATTTGAGGCTTGTTTTGAGTGTTGTCCAAAAGTTTGCAAACAGGGGCGAGAACTTAGATGATTTGTTTCAGGTAGGTTGTATTGGACTTATAAAAGCGATTGATAATTTTGATCTTTCACAAAATGTCAAGTTTTCCACATATGCAGTGCCGATGATAATCGGAGAGATAAGAAGGTATCTGAGAGATAACAATTCCATGAGAATTTCAAGGTCGTTGAAAGATACAGCCTATAAAGCTTTGAAGATAAAGGAAAAATATATAAATAAAAATCAAAGGGAACCAACATTAGAAGAGATAGCAAAAGAACTCTCGATCACCAAAGAAGAGCTTGTTTTTGCACTTGATTCCATTCAGGAGCCGATATCTTTGTATGAACCCGTATTTCAAGATAGCAGTGACACAATGTATGTTGTGGAAAAACTGTGCGACCAGAAATCATGCGAAAATGTTTGGCTTGAGGAAATATCGTTGAAGGATGCCCTCAGCAAACTGACAAAGCGTGAAAAAGAAATTCTGTATTTGCGTTATTACAAGGGAAAAACTCAGATGGAGGTAGCAAGAATTGTGGGAATTTCACAGGCACAGGTGTCAAGAATTGAAAAAAGTGCAATAGGACATATCAAGAAATATATCTAA
- the ytfJ gene encoding GerW family sporulation protein encodes MAHPIEMLMQTTMENLKQMIDVNTIVGDAVQSSAGAVIIPVSKVSFGFVAGGGDIKQDSTKSSKAEENSPLFAGGTGAGISVMPIAFLVVTQDQIRLLNVSANSSIERIIDIIPNIIEDIKEIIQRR; translated from the coding sequence TTGGCTCATCCAATTGAAATGCTTATGCAGACAACAATGGAAAACTTGAAGCAGATGATTGATGTTAACACAATTGTGGGTGATGCTGTTCAAAGCTCAGCAGGTGCTGTTATTATTCCAGTTTCTAAGGTTTCATTTGGATTTGTGGCAGGTGGTGGAGATATAAAACAAGATAGTACAAAATCAAGCAAAGCTGAAGAGAACTCTCCGCTTTTTGCAGGAGGTACTGGGGCAGGAATTTCTGTTATGCCGATTGCTTTTCTGGTTGTAACCCAAGACCAGATAAGACTTTTGAATGTTTCAGCAAACAGCAGTATTGAAAGGATTATTGACATCATTCCAAACATAATTGAAGATATTAAGGAAATTATTCAAAGAAGATGA
- a CDS encoding segregation and condensation protein A — translation MNFEVKLPNFEGPLDLLLYLIKKEKINIYDIPISEITNQYLAYLNHLDTINVDSVSEFMVMAATLLEIKSRMLLPKTQEDQDPRQELMERLREYQRYKQIAVYLKENYPYRECYRKTNQDYLLLKENKKELVAQLDIKKLCRAYLAINQKNQDLPKESVQKLQEITKKQPISILKVMKQVFEYIKQKGVLYFSSLIKGISKEEIIYRFLAILELCKLGHIFAHQQEVFDDIKILKR, via the coding sequence ATGAACTTTGAGGTTAAACTTCCCAACTTTGAAGGACCTCTTGACCTGTTGCTTTACCTTATAAAAAAAGAAAAGATAAACATTTATGATATTCCTATATCCGAGATTACAAACCAATATTTGGCATACTTGAACCATTTAGACACAATCAATGTAGATTCTGTTTCTGAGTTCATGGTAATGGCTGCAACACTTTTAGAGATAAAATCAAGAATGCTTTTGCCCAAAACCCAGGAAGACCAAGACCCGCGCCAGGAACTTATGGAAAGACTGAGAGAATATCAGAGATACAAACAGATAGCCGTCTACTTAAAAGAAAATTATCCTTACAGGGAATGTTATAGAAAAACAAATCAAGATTATTTGCTTTTAAAGGAAAATAAAAAAGAGCTTGTAGCTCAGCTTGATATTAAAAAACTTTGCAGAGCATATTTAGCCATTAACCAAAAAAATCAGGATTTACCAAAAGAGAGTGTTCAAAAGCTTCAGGAGATTACCAAAAAACAGCCAATATCTATTTTGAAAGTTATGAAACAGGTTTTTGAATATATCAAACAAAAAGGAGTTTTATATTTTAGCAGCCTCATTAAAGGGATTTCAAAAGAAGAGATAATCTACAGATTCTTGGCAATTTTAGAACTGTGCAAGCTTGGTCATATTTTTGCTCATCAGCAAGAGGTGTTTGATGACATAAAGATTTTGAAGAGGTAG
- the scpB gene encoding SMC-Scp complex subunit ScpB, with protein MERIKIKSIVESILFLATEPLDVQKVAKILEVDSQVVKSCIEELKQEYLQQSRGFLITEQENGYVLVTNPENSGYIREYFDLEQKYISISQAAYEVLSIVALKGPITRQEIEKIRGVSSENVIKSLIEKGLIREAGRLDTIGKPAVYEVTSLFYTSLGIKDIDELKEKILKIQQEDTSI; from the coding sequence ATGGAAAGAATAAAGATAAAATCAATCGTGGAAAGTATACTGTTTTTGGCTACTGAACCTTTGGATGTACAAAAGGTTGCAAAGATTTTAGAAGTAGATAGTCAAGTGGTCAAAAGCTGTATTGAGGAACTAAAACAGGAATATTTACAACAAAGCAGAGGCTTTCTGATAACCGAACAGGAAAATGGATATGTTTTGGTCACCAATCCAGAAAATTCAGGATATATAAGGGAGTACTTTGACTTGGAGCAAAAGTATATATCTATTTCTCAGGCGGCGTATGAAGTGCTATCAATTGTGGCGTTGAAAGGTCCCATTACAAGGCAGGAGATAGAAAAAATAAGAGGGGTCAGCAGCGAGAATGTTATAAAAAGCCTTATAGAAAAAGGGCTTATCAGAGAAGCTGGAAGGCTGGACACAATTGGCAAGCCTGCTGTGTATGAGGTAACCTCACTTTTTTACACTTCTCTTGGTATTAAAGATATAGACGAACTCAAAGAGAAAATTTTAAAAATCCAGCAAGAGGATACATCAATTTGA
- a CDS encoding HD domain-containing phosphohydrolase — MELRFKILVITLLIAFLPTTVVAIYVMNNLIPQYEKITYDYFVNKQQQTLERITEKIFNDMANIAKEYAIWNELYRAVVAKDKETINFYWTNWLYQEPYNFSLIIGFSKEGEIISFHSPVGDIKSSDSTKISKIFKKVVDNIYPSDDINLIRVERGFITINGKVFAFVCSPVLDDKNLAKPVAGALFLAKDIDKFVSLIQPYMVDRIYFTNQTVISTNNRLLSNKLQLLDTEGNKIGVLVIDYNEKTLLNVKKHFEKLLIITFLFLIVLTLLISFLSGVYLTRKIVQLEDYAISLFSDINSDTINPKPKVKKEGRFENVRLILEYFSNEIKSKILTLKKQDELLRELFEREKRNFEGAIKLLISIIEMKDPYTKGHAERVMKYSKMIGEKLSSKGYKIDLFDLEIAAYLHDIGKIVIPENILNKPDKLTQEEYAIVKRHSLDGYNILSNIEYFDNIKEIVLYHHENVDGSGYPLGIKGDKIPVESKIISVADVFDALTTDRPYRKAFSEQKAIEIMKEEVGKKFDPEVFEAFLAVIKEEKIINSVEMKIDGEV; from the coding sequence GTGGAACTAAGGTTTAAAATATTAGTTATTACACTGCTGATAGCTTTCTTACCAACAACTGTTGTTGCTATATATGTGATGAATAATTTAATTCCTCAGTATGAAAAAATTACCTATGATTATTTTGTAAACAAGCAACAACAGACATTAGAAAGGATAACCGAAAAGATTTTTAACGATATGGCAAATATAGCAAAAGAATATGCTATATGGAATGAGCTTTACAGAGCTGTTGTAGCAAAGGATAAAGAGACAATAAACTTTTACTGGACAAACTGGCTTTATCAAGAACCTTACAATTTCTCCCTAATAATTGGTTTTTCAAAAGAGGGAGAGATTATTTCTTTTCATTCTCCAGTTGGGGATATCAAAAGTTCTGACAGCACAAAAATATCCAAGATATTCAAAAAAGTAGTAGATAATATCTACCCTTCTGATGATATAAATTTGATCCGTGTTGAAAGAGGTTTTATTACAATAAACGGTAAAGTTTTTGCATTTGTATGTTCACCTGTGTTGGATGATAAAAATTTAGCAAAGCCTGTTGCTGGAGCACTTTTTCTGGCAAAGGACATTGATAAGTTTGTATCTCTGATACAGCCTTACATGGTAGATAGAATATATTTTACAAATCAAACAGTAATATCAACTAATAATAGGCTTCTGAGCAACAAATTACAATTATTAGACACAGAAGGTAATAAAATAGGGGTACTTGTAATTGACTATAATGAGAAAACTCTTTTGAATGTTAAAAAGCATTTTGAAAAACTTCTTATCATTACATTTTTGTTTCTTATAGTTTTAACCTTACTTATTTCATTTTTAAGCGGAGTATATCTTACTAGAAAGATTGTTCAGCTTGAAGATTATGCTATTTCGTTATTTTCTGATATAAACAGTGATACAATTAACCCGAAACCAAAGGTAAAAAAAGAAGGCAGATTTGAGAACGTGAGGCTTATTTTGGAATATTTTTCAAACGAAATTAAAAGCAAGATTTTAACATTAAAAAAACAAGACGAGCTTTTGAGAGAATTATTTGAGAGAGAAAAAAGAAACTTTGAAGGAGCAATAAAGCTTCTAATCTCTATTATTGAAATGAAAGACCCTTATACTAAAGGGCATGCAGAAAGAGTTATGAAATACAGCAAAATGATAGGTGAAAAGTTATCCTCAAAAGGATATAAGATTGATTTGTTTGACTTAGAAATTGCTGCATATCTTCATGATATCGGAAAAATTGTAATTCCAGAAAATATCTTGAATAAACCTGACAAACTTACACAGGAAGAATATGCAATTGTCAAAAGACACTCACTGGATGGTTATAACATTCTTTCAAACATAGAATATTTTGATAATATAAAAGAAATTGTTTTGTATCATCATGAGAACGTGGATGGAAGTGGCTATCCACTGGGAATAAAGGGGGATAAAATACCTGTTGAATCAAAAATAATCTCGGTTGCAGATGTGTTTGATGCTCTTACGACAGACAGGCCTTACCGAAAAGCTTTTTCAGAACAAAAAGCTATAGAGATTATGAAAGAAGAGGTTGGCAAGAAGTTTGACCCCGAAGTTTTTGAGGCTTTTTTAGCTGTGATAAAAGAGGAAAAAATTATAAATTCAGTAGAGATGAAGATAGATGGAGAAGTATAA
- a CDS encoding M23 family metallopeptidase, with protein MQKKKTKETTSGALIIKTILVFMLILFILAIKFQYIRIKDFSFEKAKLYFHRDEKIYSDLIKWIENFLQPLIFPKSANKNSLSRSLSSDSYIYPAEGQIQSSVDGGIFIIVKKKTNILSPCEGKIEEVTKKGETFDIVIQQGNGILYRLENVDFINIQKGEILKKGQIIGYKLPFDLVGKDYVYFKKEKRM; from the coding sequence ATGCAAAAAAAGAAGACAAAAGAGACTACTTCAGGAGCCCTGATAATCAAAACAATTTTAGTATTCATGCTTATACTGTTTATCCTTGCAATAAAGTTTCAGTATATTCGCATAAAAGATTTTTCATTTGAAAAGGCAAAACTTTATTTTCATCGTGATGAAAAAATTTATTCAGATTTAATAAAATGGATAGAAAATTTTTTGCAGCCCTTAATTTTTCCAAAATCAGCAAACAAAAACAGTTTGTCAAGAAGTTTATCTTCTGATTCTTACATATATCCTGCAGAGGGTCAAATTCAATCCTCTGTTGATGGAGGAATTTTTATTATAGTTAAAAAGAAGACTAATATTCTCAGTCCTTGTGAAGGGAAAATAGAGGAAGTTACCAAAAAAGGTGAAACTTTCGATATTGTTATACAGCAAGGTAACGGGATACTTTATAGACTTGAAAACGTTGATTTTATAAACATCCAAAAGGGTGAAATTTTAAAAAAAGGACAGATAATAGGATACAAACTACCATTTGACCTTGTGGGAAAAGATTATGTATATTTTAAGAAAGAAAAAAGGATGTAG
- a CDS encoding AMP-binding protein, which yields MAFIEMTIPNYFDMIAAKYADNPAVIYHHEKIYLTYSQFKKMVDDAAKGFIAIGIQKGEHVAVWATNRLEYLISIFALAKIGAVLVTVNTNYKIYELEYLLRQSDSSTLIFTEGFKDSNYLEIVKKLNPQLQACKKGELENPNLPCLKRLVFVGQGSHDGIYNWHEVIELGKNVSDKELIHRQKSLEPDEVINMQYTSGTTGFPKGVMLTHKNILNNANAIADCMQLTYKDKLCIPVPFFHCFGLVLGISACVTKGATMVPLDHFNPLKVMETVHFERCTGLHGVPTMFIAILQHPDFDKFDFSSLRTGIMAGAPCPIKVMREVVEKMHMKEITIAYGQTEASPVITQTRVDDPLEFRVSTVGKPLEGVEVKIVDIHTKKEVPNGVIGEICARGYNIMKGYYKMPEATKQAIDEDGWLHTGDLGYIDQNGYLRITGRLKDMIIRGGENIYPREIEEFLYTHPAVKDVQVVGVPDKVYGEEIAAFIILKDGCKVAEEEIKEFVKANLARHKTPKYVVFINEFPTTANGKVQKYKLREMAIEKFGLHDAVNIETA from the coding sequence ATGGCTTTTATTGAAATGACTATTCCAAACTATTTTGATATGATAGCTGCAAAGTATGCTGACAATCCTGCTGTCATTTATCATCATGAAAAGATTTACCTTACATATTCCCAGTTCAAAAAAATGGTGGACGATGCAGCAAAAGGCTTTATAGCAATTGGAATTCAAAAAGGAGAACATGTGGCTGTATGGGCAACAAATAGGCTTGAGTATCTCATTTCAATTTTTGCCTTAGCCAAGATTGGAGCAGTACTTGTTACTGTAAATACCAACTACAAGATATATGAGCTTGAGTATCTTCTCAGACAATCTGACAGTTCCACTTTAATATTCACAGAAGGATTTAAAGATTCGAACTATCTTGAGATTGTGAAAAAACTCAATCCACAGCTTCAGGCGTGCAAAAAAGGAGAGCTTGAAAATCCAAATCTACCGTGTCTTAAAAGACTCGTTTTTGTCGGGCAAGGCTCCCATGATGGAATATATAACTGGCACGAGGTAATTGAACTTGGTAAAAATGTTTCTGATAAGGAGCTAATACACAGACAAAAAAGCCTTGAGCCAGATGAGGTAATAAATATGCAGTACACATCTGGTACCACTGGATTTCCCAAAGGTGTTATGCTTACACACAAAAACATTCTCAACAACGCAAACGCAATTGCAGATTGCATGCAACTTACATACAAGGACAAGCTGTGCATCCCTGTACCGTTTTTTCACTGTTTTGGACTTGTATTAGGTATAAGTGCGTGTGTGACAAAAGGTGCCACCATGGTACCGCTTGACCATTTTAATCCTCTTAAAGTTATGGAGACAGTCCACTTTGAAAGATGCACTGGCTTGCATGGTGTGCCCACAATGTTTATTGCAATCTTGCAGCACCCGGACTTTGATAAATTCGACTTTTCTTCTCTGAGAACTGGGATAATGGCAGGAGCACCTTGTCCTATCAAGGTGATGAGAGAGGTTGTTGAAAAGATGCACATGAAAGAGATTACAATAGCATATGGTCAAACAGAGGCATCACCTGTAATAACTCAAACAAGGGTTGATGACCCTCTTGAGTTTAGGGTATCCACGGTTGGCAAACCGCTTGAAGGTGTGGAGGTTAAAATTGTGGATATCCACACAAAAAAAGAGGTTCCAAACGGTGTTATTGGCGAGATTTGTGCAAGAGGGTACAACATTATGAAAGGATATTACAAGATGCCGGAAGCAACAAAACAGGCTATTGACGAAGATGGCTGGCTTCACACAGGTGATTTAGGATACATTGACCAAAACGGATATTTAAGAATTACTGGCAGGCTCAAAGACATGATAATAAGAGGTGGAGAAAACATCTATCCGCGTGAAATAGAAGAGTTTTTATATACACATCCGGCAGTAAAAGATGTTCAGGTTGTGGGTGTGCCGGACAAGGTCTATGGTGAGGAGATTGCTGCGTTTATAATCCTTAAGGATGGGTGTAAGGTAGCCGAAGAGGAAATAAAAGAGTTTGTAAAAGCAAATCTTGCACGGCACAAGACACCAAAATATGTTGTATTTATTAATGAATTTCCCACAACTGCAAACGGTAAGGTCCAAAAATATAAACTGAGAGAGATGGCTATAGAAAAATTTGGTCTTCACGATGCAGTAAATATTGAAACAGCTTGA
- a CDS encoding RNA-binding domain-containing protein: MEKYKLKMLLESDEGPKLDFKQSLSLETDGEKKELVKDVIAIANSRGGRGYIIFGVEDKTKRIIGIKDENISEEKIQQIISSRCDPPVSIKFEIVEYDGKKLGVLTIYKSSLKPHQMVQNGVFYIRRGSTTDVARREEIASMFEESGAVNFEMSIVRSARLNDLDPELVEIFFKKSGISSEWNNLILLESFGIIQRDRENGNLYPTLAGILVFGKYPERFLPSAYLSFEFFNHTQIFCGNIYSIMKKTINFLTEKYPQKDLWALFEAIGNALIHRDYYDLTRCTAVKISERSVEVVNPGCLLESNMIFSMGREIIPRRRNPWIYQKMIVLDEYNLFLKGGKGISKIKRIYPNVKIININSQNIFKIILPSIEKL; encoded by the coding sequence ATGGAGAAGTATAAACTTAAAATGCTGCTTGAGTCTGATGAAGGACCAAAACTTGATTTTAAACAATCACTTTCACTTGAGACAGATGGTGAAAAGAAGGAACTTGTGAAAGATGTGATTGCTATTGCAAACTCAAGGGGCGGCAGAGGTTACATTATTTTTGGAGTTGAGGATAAGACAAAAAGAATTATTGGAATTAAAGATGAGAATATTTCCGAAGAAAAAATTCAACAGATAATATCAAGCAGATGCGACCCGCCTGTATCAATTAAGTTTGAGATTGTAGAATACGATGGTAAAAAACTTGGTGTGCTCACAATATATAAAAGTAGTTTGAAGCCTCATCAGATGGTCCAAAATGGTGTGTTTTATATAAGACGCGGGTCAACTACAGACGTTGCAAGAAGAGAAGAAATAGCTTCCATGTTTGAAGAAAGCGGTGCGGTAAACTTTGAGATGTCCATTGTAAGAAGTGCACGTTTGAATGACCTTGACCCAGAACTTGTAGAAATATTTTTTAAAAAAAGTGGTATTTCATCTGAGTGGAATAATTTAATTCTGCTTGAAAGCTTCGGGATTATCCAGAGAGACAGGGAAAATGGAAATCTTTATCCTACCTTAGCAGGCATTCTTGTGTTCGGAAAATATCCAGAGAGATTTTTGCCTTCGGCGTATTTGAGTTTTGAATTTTTTAACCACACGCAGATTTTTTGTGGTAACATATATAGTATAATGAAAAAGACAATAAATTTTTTGACGGAGAAGTATCCGCAAAAAGACCTATGGGCTTTGTTTGAAGCAATTGGAAATGCTCTTATTCACAGAGATTACTATGACTTGACAAGATGCACAGCAGTCAAGATTAGTGAAAGATCTGTAGAAGTTGTAAATCCAGGCTGTCTTCTTGAGAGCAATATGATCTTCAGCATGGGTAGAGAAATTATTCCAAGACGACGCAATCCGTGGATTTACCAAAAAATGATTGTTTTAGATGAGTACAATCTATTTTTAAAAGGTGGCAAGGGAATATCAAAGATCAAAAGAATATATCCAAATGTTAAGATTATAAACATAAATTCACAAAACATCTTCAAAATTATATTGCCATCAATAGAGAAACTGTAA